The following coding sequences are from one Deltaproteobacteria bacterium window:
- a CDS encoding GNAT family N-acetyltransferase → MIVESKGCEAIEIREIQDDDINDLFNWRNHPDVRKNFFNSDLISWDEHEKWFKAKIKDSYTSIYIACSGKDKVGSIRFEDKSDVIKVSIMLNPDFLGKGVGSSVIRIGTERFIKEKNPDKPIHAEIKRENIASIKAFQKAGFKESHVTYVFP, encoded by the coding sequence ATGATTGTAGAAAGCAAAGGGTGTGAAGCGATAGAAATCCGAGAAATACAAGATGACGATATAAATGATTTGTTCAACTGGAGAAATCATCCTGATGTTAGAAAAAACTTTTTTAATTCTGACCTAATATCATGGGATGAACATGAAAAGTGGTTTAAAGCGAAAATAAAAGATTCGTATACTTCAATTTATATCGCCTGTTCTGGAAAAGATAAAGTCGGCTCAATAAGATTTGAAGATAAAAGCGATGTGATAAAAGTGAGCATCATGCTTAATCCTGACTTTTTAGGCAAGGGGGTTGGATCTAGTGTTATCAGGATTGGAACGGAGAGGTTTATAAAAGAAAAGAATCCAGATAAGCCTATTCATGCTGAAATTAAAAGAGAAAATATAGCCTCTATAAAAGCATTTCAAAAAGCTGGGTTTAAGGAAAGCCATGTTACATATGTTTTTCCTTGA